Proteins found in one Brevibacillus brevis genomic segment:
- a CDS encoding TadE/TadG family type IV pilus assembly protein codes for MITRLGRVIRARMKDERGSQMIEFILVFPLVWILIVFSFDQFSMMYNKQKALAAAYEAGRIAAVQPNFGLAKFHAKERGTSELAQGIGVLHKDVQLELDGNGWRKGSHVKAEATVSFRLLSTGELFEITESYHMMVENAEEKQ; via the coding sequence ATGATTACACGCTTGGGACGAGTGATACGTGCGAGGATGAAAGATGAGCGAGGCAGCCAGATGATTGAGTTTATTTTGGTGTTTCCTTTAGTTTGGATCTTGATCGTATTCTCCTTTGACCAATTCAGCATGATGTACAACAAGCAAAAGGCATTGGCGGCTGCGTATGAGGCAGGGAGAATTGCTGCAGTGCAGCCCAATTTCGGTTTGGCCAAATTCCATGCGAAAGAGCGAGGCACATCGGAACTAGCACAAGGTATTGGAGTCCTTCACAAAGATGTCCAGCTGGAGCTTGATGGGAACGGCTGGAGAAAAGGCAGTCATGTAAAAGCTGAAGCAACAGTTTCATTTCGGCTTCTCTCCACGGGAGAATTATTCGAGATAACTGAAAGCTATCACATGATGGTTGAAAATGCGGAGGAGAAGCAATGA
- a CDS encoding SAF domain-containing protein, translating into MKKQTLLVICLISFLLAGSSFYAATQYIDAMAAEKLFAPVVKVAAGKEISAFEPITQNDVILVQEEVDEILPGSARDLDTVLGKRSTQTIYEGEQLLLEKLTDSQLLPEKGEARYEFPLLSIYPLTELRKGDHVKIWVKYKSPSELQDYPAPLHFQKTNDTADLLFESQLASVRDSNGIEIYTLKPSLLPSPDQMDSIFHGSREKPLQNGEKRYRDYRVQPTALPAFIGFNLTDEEYVIVSEAMSYGMLQVGHIMGSKEQAS; encoded by the coding sequence ATGAAGAAGCAAACATTGCTTGTCATTTGCTTAATTTCGTTTCTGCTAGCAGGATCGTCCTTTTATGCAGCGACTCAATATATTGACGCGATGGCTGCGGAAAAGCTGTTTGCCCCAGTCGTAAAGGTAGCTGCAGGGAAAGAAATATCAGCCTTCGAGCCGATTACACAAAACGACGTGATACTTGTACAGGAAGAGGTAGATGAAATTCTTCCAGGTTCAGCGCGTGATTTGGATACCGTTCTGGGGAAAAGGAGCACGCAGACTATATACGAAGGCGAGCAATTATTATTGGAAAAGCTGACAGATTCGCAGCTTTTACCGGAAAAAGGGGAGGCGCGTTACGAGTTCCCCCTACTATCCATTTATCCTTTAACGGAATTACGCAAAGGTGATCATGTGAAAATTTGGGTCAAATACAAGAGTCCCTCGGAGCTGCAAGACTATCCTGCACCACTGCATTTTCAAAAAACGAATGATACGGCAGATTTGTTATTTGAAAGTCAGCTTGCAAGCGTGAGGGATAGTAATGGTATTGAGATCTATACATTAAAGCCTAGCTTGTTGCCATCGCCTGATCAGATGGATTCCATCTTTCATGGATCACGAGAAAAGCCGTTGCAGAATGGCGAAAAGCGATATCGTGACTACCGAGTTCAGCCAACAGCACTACCTGCTTTTATCGGCTTTAATTTGACAGACGAGGAGTATGTGATAGTGAGCGAGGCAATGTCATATGGGATGCTTCAGGTCGGTCATATCATGGGTTCGAAGGAGCAAGCGTCATGA
- a CDS encoding ATPase, T2SS/T4P/T4SS family encodes MRGIEREQPVKSDIQTIEDIKQVARDYLNHFGKTREEKLEMQRILALAEQGDRDSHNHIILRLQHYFEEVLQRPVTEQILPHVNGYEGLTFSTYGWGILDAVLHLSPWVEEVRISANRNIAYLEQGVKKFLSYTPSWKEVEILQQKLTNTAGLSFNEKKPRLSGYLHSLKARLTMFTFPYSRVPTILVRRFTTPSFSLDQLRTQQQPAFDERIQWLIEQQVYGRSNVLVIGPMAAGKTTLMMCMLKLKDPRTEYVTIFESEHEMRFGDIWPGEVIELQNVEEIGIELEHCFKDMYRSTANTILIGEIREPIEAYHFINAGIRGTDATIGAMHERFAHRALHDLTDLVYQYGGRSVELTQERISRAVNFVNSLTYRNSGHRFIDAIHATEWNSSFNRVESIPLVGRNMQTGVYEWTGNQLSSELVEYMCYVGKADIEVLKELRLTDIGRQL; translated from the coding sequence ATGAGAGGGATAGAGCGAGAACAACCAGTTAAATCGGACATCCAAACCATCGAGGACATAAAACAGGTAGCAAGAGATTATTTAAATCATTTTGGCAAAACTCGAGAAGAAAAGCTAGAGATGCAACGCATTCTCGCTTTGGCAGAACAGGGAGATCGCGATAGTCACAACCATATTATTCTTCGCTTACAGCATTATTTTGAGGAAGTCCTCCAACGACCAGTAACCGAACAGATTTTGCCGCATGTTAACGGTTACGAGGGGCTCACCTTTTCTACTTACGGGTGGGGCATACTTGATGCCGTCCTCCATTTGTCTCCGTGGGTAGAGGAAGTGCGAATTTCTGCAAACCGCAACATTGCGTACCTGGAGCAAGGAGTCAAAAAATTTCTCTCTTACACACCAAGCTGGAAAGAGGTTGAAATCCTCCAACAAAAGTTGACCAATACAGCGGGCCTATCTTTTAACGAGAAAAAACCTAGATTGAGCGGGTACCTACATTCGCTAAAAGCAAGATTAACCATGTTCACTTTCCCTTATTCCAGAGTACCGACCATTCTGGTTAGACGATTTACAACACCTTCTTTTTCGCTCGACCAACTCCGTACACAGCAGCAGCCAGCCTTCGACGAAAGAATTCAATGGCTAATCGAACAGCAAGTGTACGGACGCAGCAATGTGCTGGTTATTGGACCAATGGCTGCAGGGAAAACAACGTTGATGATGTGTATGTTGAAGCTGAAAGACCCTCGGACAGAATATGTCACGATCTTTGAAAGTGAACACGAGATGCGATTTGGTGATATTTGGCCAGGGGAAGTGATTGAACTCCAAAACGTGGAGGAAATCGGCATTGAATTAGAGCATTGTTTCAAAGACATGTACCGGTCAACCGCAAATACGATCTTGATTGGAGAAATTCGCGAGCCTATAGAAGCGTACCATTTTATAAATGCCGGAATCAGAGGGACAGACGCTACAATCGGAGCGATGCACGAACGATTTGCTCATAGGGCGTTACATGATTTGACCGATCTTGTTTATCAATACGGAGGGCGAAGTGTCGAGCTGACCCAGGAGAGAATTAGCAGGGCAGTCAATTTTGTCAATTCGCTTACATACCGTAACAGTGGTCACCGTTTTATTGATGCTATTCATGCGACGGAGTGGAATTCATCATTTAACCGAGTGGAATCTATTCCCCTTGTAGGTCGCAACATGCAGACGGGAGTCTATGAATGGACAGGGAATCAATTGAGCTCAGAGTTAGTTGAATACATGTGTTACGTCGGCAAAGCAGACATTGAAGTGTTGAAAGAGCTACGTCTTACCGATATAGGCAGGCAGCTATGA